A genomic segment from [Flavobacterium] thermophilum encodes:
- the lysC gene encoding Aspartokinase 2 gives MKIIVQKFGGTSVRDERGRNLARRHIENALEDGYKVVAVVSAMGRQGDPYATDTLLGLIGGARHHVTKREQDMLMACGEIISSVVFSNLLNEHGIKATAFTGAQAGFRTTSDHTNAKIVEMRCERLLEALREYDVVVVAGFQGMAENGDITTLGRGGSDTSAAALGAALNAEWVDIFTDVDGVMTADPRIVENARPLEVVTYTEICNMAYQGAKVIHPRAVEIAMQAKVPLRIRSTYSDGPGTLVTSSVRGQRGSDVKERLVTGITYVANVTQMKVLAKEGHYELQSDVFQAMAHEGISVDFINISPYGVVYTVSGDMTEKAIAALRRIGYDPVVTPRCAKVSVVGAGIAGVPGVTAKIVTALSEQGIQILQSADSHTTIWVLVKQDDMEKAVNALHDAFCLSEAEQDE, from the coding sequence ATGAAAATCATTGTTCAAAAGTTCGGCGGCACGTCCGTCCGCGACGAACGCGGGCGAAACTTGGCGCGCCGCCATATTGAAAACGCGCTTGAAGATGGGTACAAAGTCGTCGCCGTTGTATCAGCGATGGGCCGCCAAGGCGATCCGTATGCGACCGACACGCTTCTTGGCTTGATCGGCGGAGCCCGTCACCATGTGACGAAGCGCGAGCAAGATATGCTTATGGCGTGCGGGGAAATCATTTCGAGCGTCGTGTTCAGCAACTTGCTGAACGAACACGGCATCAAGGCGACGGCGTTTACCGGCGCGCAAGCCGGATTTCGCACGACCAGTGATCATACGAACGCCAAAATTGTTGAAATGCGCTGCGAACGGTTGCTTGAAGCGCTTCGGGAATACGACGTCGTCGTCGTCGCCGGCTTTCAAGGCATGGCGGAAAACGGAGACATCACAACGCTCGGGCGCGGCGGGAGCGATACATCGGCCGCGGCGCTCGGCGCGGCGCTAAACGCCGAGTGGGTTGACATTTTTACCGATGTCGATGGCGTGATGACGGCCGACCCGCGCATTGTCGAAAATGCTCGGCCGTTGGAAGTTGTCACCTATACGGAAATTTGCAATATGGCGTACCAAGGGGCGAAAGTGATCCATCCGCGCGCGGTGGAAATCGCCATGCAGGCGAAAGTACCGCTGCGCATCCGTTCAACGTATTCCGATGGGCCAGGGACGCTCGTTACGTCATCGGTGCGCGGTCAAAGAGGAAGCGATGTGAAAGAGCGTCTCGTCACGGGCATTACGTACGTCGCCAATGTGACGCAAATGAAAGTGTTGGCAAAAGAAGGGCATTATGAACTGCAGTCGGATGTATTTCAGGCGATGGCTCACGAAGGAATCAGCGTCGACTTTATCAACATTTCACCGTACGGCGTCGTCTATACGGTGAGCGGAGATATGACGGAAAAAGCGATAGCCGCTTTGCGCCGCATTGGCTATGATCCGGTTGTGACGCCCCGCTGCGCCAAAGTGTCGGTCGTTGGCGCCGGCATTGCCGGTGTGCCGGGAGTAACGGCCAAAATCGTCACCGCTCTATCGGAGCAAGGCATCCAAATTTTGCAATCGGCAGACAGCCATACGACCATTTGGGTATTAGTCAAACAAGACGATATGGAAAAGGCCGTCAATGCCTTGCACGACGCCTTTTGCTTGTCCGAGGCCGAACAGGACGAATGA
- the ptrA gene encoding Protease 3 precursor, which produces MELINKYTCKNGVRIVLEQIPTVRSVAIGVWIGTGSRNETEQNNGISHFLEHMFFKGTATRTARDIAEAFDSIGGQVNAFTSKEYTCYYAKVLDEHAPLALEMLADMFFHSTFVEDELQKERNVVLEEIKMYEDTPDDIVHDLLGKACYAGHPLGYPILGTEETLRTFTGDTLRQYMADYYTPDRVVVSVAGNVDERFITEVERYFGSFTASRKPAPSGTPTFAPQKLARKKDTEQAHVCIGFNGLPVGHPDAYPLLILNNILGGSMSSRLFQEVREQRGLAYSVFSYHSAYQDSGLLAIYAGTGSSQLDVLFETIQRTLRQLKEDGITEKELHNSKEQMKGSLMLGLESTNSRMSRNGKNELLLGRHRSLDEIIEEIESVTVEKVNELARTVFTDDYALALISPDGVLPRPLRS; this is translated from the coding sequence ATGGAGTTGATTAACAAGTACACGTGCAAAAACGGCGTGCGAATCGTGCTGGAGCAAATTCCGACTGTAAGGTCGGTGGCCATCGGCGTATGGATCGGCACAGGTTCGCGCAATGAGACGGAACAAAACAACGGCATTTCCCACTTTTTAGAGCACATGTTTTTTAAAGGGACGGCGACGCGCACGGCCCGGGACATCGCCGAAGCGTTTGACAGCATCGGCGGGCAAGTGAACGCCTTTACGTCGAAAGAGTATACGTGCTATTACGCCAAAGTGTTGGACGAACATGCACCGCTCGCGTTGGAAATGCTTGCCGATATGTTTTTCCACTCGACGTTCGTTGAGGACGAGCTGCAAAAAGAGCGGAACGTGGTGCTTGAGGAAATCAAAATGTACGAAGACACGCCGGATGACATCGTCCACGATTTGCTCGGCAAGGCATGCTATGCGGGTCATCCGCTCGGCTACCCGATTTTAGGCACGGAAGAGACGTTGCGCACGTTTACGGGGGACACGTTGCGCCAATATATGGCCGACTACTATACTCCGGATCGCGTTGTCGTTTCCGTTGCCGGCAATGTCGATGAGCGGTTTATCACTGAAGTCGAACGTTATTTCGGCTCGTTCACTGCGTCCCGCAAGCCCGCTCCGTCAGGGACGCCGACGTTTGCGCCGCAAAAGCTCGCGCGCAAAAAAGACACGGAGCAGGCGCACGTATGCATCGGGTTCAACGGCCTGCCGGTCGGCCACCCGGATGCGTATCCGCTTCTGATCCTCAACAATATTTTAGGCGGCAGCATGAGCAGCCGGCTGTTTCAAGAAGTGCGCGAACAGCGCGGATTGGCGTATTCGGTGTTCTCGTACCATTCCGCCTACCAAGACAGCGGCTTGCTCGCCATTTACGCCGGCACGGGGAGCAGCCAGCTTGACGTTTTGTTTGAAACGATCCAACGGACGCTGCGCCAGTTGAAAGAAGACGGTATTACGGAAAAAGAGCTGCATAACAGCAAAGAACAGATGAAAGGAAGCTTGATGCTTGGGCTTGAAAGCACGAACAGCCGCATGAGCCGCAACGGCAAAAACGAACTTCTTCTCGGCCGCCATCGGTCGCTTGACGAGATTATCGAGGAAATTGAAAGCGTCACGGTGGAAAAAGTGAATGAGCTGGCGCGCACCGTTTTTACCGATGATTACGCGCTCGCCTTAATCAGCCCGGATGGCGTGCTGCCGCGCCCGCTTCGATCGTAG
- the dapA gene encoding Dihydrodipicolinate synthase has protein sequence MVQFGNVVTAMVTPFDRKGNLDLAKTTELVNYLLDNGTDALVVAGTTGESPTLTTEEKVALFRHVVSVVNGRVPVIAGTGTNNTRASIELTKRAEEAGVDAVMLVAPYYNKPNQEGLYQHFKAIAESTPLPVMLYNVPGRTSVNLAPETVIRLAAIPNIVAVKEAGGNLEAMAEIIERTPDDFQLYSGDDSLTLPVLAIGGAGVVSVASHIIGNEMQQMIRAFQAGDHQAAAALHRKWLPLMKGLFAAPSPVPVKTALQLRGLDVGSVRLPLVPLTEQERNELSRLLDA, from the coding sequence GTGGTTCAGTTCGGGAATGTCGTCACTGCGATGGTCACCCCCTTTGACCGAAAAGGAAACTTAGATTTAGCGAAAACGACAGAACTCGTCAACTATTTGCTTGACAACGGCACGGATGCGCTTGTTGTCGCAGGCACGACCGGCGAATCGCCGACGTTGACGACGGAAGAGAAAGTCGCACTGTTCCGCCATGTCGTTTCCGTCGTCAATGGCCGCGTGCCGGTTATTGCTGGGACGGGAACGAACAATACGCGCGCCTCGATCGAGCTGACGAAACGGGCGGAAGAAGCAGGCGTCGACGCTGTCATGCTTGTGGCGCCATATTACAACAAACCGAATCAAGAAGGGCTGTATCAGCATTTTAAAGCGATCGCTGAGAGCACGCCGCTGCCGGTCATGTTGTACAACGTGCCGGGGCGCACGTCGGTCAACCTCGCTCCTGAGACCGTCATTCGGCTGGCAGCGATTCCGAATATTGTCGCGGTCAAAGAAGCCGGCGGCAATTTAGAAGCGATGGCGGAAATCATTGAACGCACGCCGGACGATTTTCAGCTGTATAGCGGCGATGACAGCTTGACGCTGCCGGTGTTGGCGATCGGCGGCGCCGGCGTGGTTTCTGTTGCATCGCACATCATCGGCAACGAAATGCAACAAATGATTCGTGCGTTCCAGGCCGGCGACCATCAAGCCGCCGCCGCGTTGCACCGGAAATGGCTGCCGCTCATGAAAGGGCTGTTCGCTGCGCCGAGCCCGGTGCCGGTGAAAACCGCCCTGCAGTTGCGCGGCTTGGATGTCGGCTCGGTGCGCCTTCCGCTCGTTCCGCTCACCGAGCAGGAGCGAAACGAGCTCAGCCGTCTGCTTGATGCTTGA
- the spoVFA gene encoding Stage V sporulation protein FA: MMLTGMHVAIIGGDARQLEVIRKLVELDAKLSLVGFDQLAHHFTGATKMSIEEVDFADLDAIILPVHGTTLDGKVNSVFSHEPIPFTEEMVQKTAKRCTVYSGISNSYLDELMKKTGRKYIQLFERDDVAIYNSIPTAEGTVMMVIQHTDFTIHGSRIAVLGLGRVGMTVARTFAALGAKVKVGARRSEHLARITEMGLEPFHLNDLEKEVRDIDVCVNTVPHLIVTASVIAKMPAHTLIIDLASKPGGTDFRYAEKRGVKAILAPGLPGVVAPKTAGQIIANVLAQLLYQDLQKREENKQ, translated from the coding sequence ATGATGTTGACAGGAATGCATGTCGCCATCATCGGCGGCGATGCGCGGCAACTTGAAGTGATTCGCAAGCTTGTTGAACTGGACGCCAAATTGTCGCTTGTCGGCTTTGACCAGCTCGCCCACCATTTTACCGGGGCGACGAAGATGTCGATCGAGGAGGTCGATTTTGCCGACCTGGATGCGATCATTTTGCCGGTTCACGGCACGACATTGGATGGCAAGGTCAACAGCGTGTTTTCCCACGAGCCGATTCCGTTCACGGAAGAGATGGTGCAAAAAACAGCCAAGCGGTGCACCGTTTATTCCGGCATCAGCAACTCGTATTTAGACGAACTGATGAAAAAGACCGGGCGCAAATACATCCAGCTGTTTGAGCGCGATGATGTCGCCATTTACAACTCGATCCCGACCGCTGAAGGAACGGTGATGATGGTGATCCAGCACACCGATTTTACGATTCACGGTTCCCGCATCGCCGTTTTAGGATTGGGGCGCGTCGGCATGACCGTCGCCCGGACATTTGCCGCTTTGGGGGCAAAAGTGAAAGTCGGGGCGCGCCGGTCGGAACATTTGGCCCGCATTACGGAAATGGGGCTTGAACCGTTTCATTTGAATGATTTGGAAAAAGAAGTGCGCGATATCGACGTTTGTGTTAACACCGTCCCCCATTTGATTGTAACGGCGAGCGTCATCGCGAAAATGCCGGCCCATACGCTGATCATCGATTTGGCGTCAAAGCCGGGCGGCACCGATTTCCGCTATGCTGAAAAGCGCGGAGTGAAAGCCATCTTGGCGCCTGGGCTGCCGGGGGTCGTCGCGCCGAAAACGGCCGGACAAATTATCGCCAACGTCTTGGCGCAGCTTTTGTATCAAGATTTACAGAAACGGGAGGAGAATAAACAATGA
- a CDS encoding dipicolinate synthase subunit B has translation MSEKSLKGKRIGFGLTGSHCTYDAVFPEIEKLVNEGAEVLPIVTYTVKTTNTRFGEGEEWVKKLEQLTGNEVIDTIVKAEPLGPKIPLDCMVIAPLTGNSMSKLANAMTDSPVLMAAKATMRNHRPVVLGISTNDALGLNGVNLMRLMAAKNIYFIPFGQDAPHAKPNSMVARMTLLRDTVLAALEGKQLQPVVIERFRYND, from the coding sequence ATGAGCGAAAAAAGCCTGAAGGGGAAGCGGATCGGCTTCGGCCTGACTGGATCGCACTGCACGTATGACGCTGTGTTCCCGGAAATTGAAAAACTCGTGAATGAAGGGGCGGAGGTGCTGCCAATCGTCACGTATACGGTGAAGACGACGAACACCCGGTTTGGCGAAGGGGAAGAGTGGGTGAAAAAACTCGAGCAATTGACCGGGAACGAGGTGATTGACACGATCGTCAAGGCTGAACCGCTCGGGCCGAAAATCCCGCTCGACTGCATGGTCATCGCGCCGCTGACCGGCAACTCGATGAGCAAGCTGGCAAACGCCATGACCGATTCACCGGTGTTGATGGCCGCCAAGGCGACGATGCGCAACCACCGCCCGGTCGTGCTCGGCATTTCCACGAATGACGCCCTCGGCTTAAACGGCGTCAATTTGATGCGGCTGATGGCGGCGAAAAACATTTACTTCATCCCGTTTGGCCAAGATGCTCCGCACGCCAAACCGAACTCGATGGTGGCGCGCATGACGCTCCTGCGTGACACTGTGCTTGCCGCCTTGGAAGGAAAGCAGCTGCAGCCAGTTGTGATCGAACGGTTCCGTTACAACGACTAA
- the asd gene encoding Aspartate-semialdehyde dehydrogenase — translation MAEKQYHVAVVGATGAVGQQMVRTLEDRNFPVGTLTLLSSERSAGKKMRFRGREIEVQAAAPERFDGVDIALFSAGGAVSKALAPEAVRRGAIVIDNTSAFRMEENVPLVVPEVNESDLTWHNGIIANPNCSTIQMVVALEPIRKAFGLSRVIVSTYQAVSGAGAQAIEELYEQTKAVLDNKPFEATILPVKSDRKHYPIAFNAIPQIDKFQDNGFTFEEMKMINETKKIMHMPELSVAATCVRIPVASGHSESVYIEIEQDGVTAADLQAVLREAPGVVLQDDPSEQLYPMPANCVGQYDVFVGRIRRDLDNSRAFHLWIVADNLLKGAASNSVQIAESLLKLGLI, via the coding sequence ATGGCTGAAAAACAATACCATGTCGCTGTCGTCGGAGCCACGGGGGCAGTCGGACAACAAATGGTGCGGACGCTTGAAGACCGGAACTTCCCGGTCGGAACATTAACGTTGTTATCGTCAGAACGCTCGGCTGGCAAAAAAATGCGCTTCCGCGGCAGAGAGATTGAAGTGCAGGCCGCCGCGCCCGAGCGCTTTGATGGGGTTGATATCGCCTTATTCAGCGCTGGCGGCGCAGTGTCGAAAGCATTGGCGCCGGAGGCGGTTCGGCGCGGGGCGATTGTCATCGACAACACGAGCGCATTCCGGATGGAGGAAAACGTGCCGCTTGTCGTCCCGGAAGTGAACGAAAGCGATTTGACATGGCATAACGGCATCATCGCCAATCCGAACTGCTCGACGATTCAAATGGTCGTGGCGCTTGAGCCGATTCGGAAGGCGTTCGGCTTATCCCGCGTCATCGTTTCCACGTACCAGGCCGTCTCGGGAGCAGGGGCGCAGGCGATTGAAGAGCTGTACGAGCAGACGAAGGCGGTGCTTGACAATAAGCCGTTCGAGGCAACCATTTTGCCGGTCAAATCGGACCGGAAGCATTACCCAATCGCGTTTAACGCCATTCCGCAAATCGATAAGTTTCAAGATAACGGGTTTACGTTCGAAGAGATGAAAATGATCAACGAAACGAAAAAAATCATGCATATGCCCGAGCTGAGCGTCGCGGCGACGTGCGTGCGCATTCCGGTGGCGAGCGGGCATTCGGAGTCGGTGTATATCGAGATCGAGCAAGACGGCGTCACGGCTGCCGATTTGCAAGCGGTGCTGCGCGAGGCGCCGGGCGTCGTTCTCCAAGACGATCCGAGCGAACAGCTGTATCCGATGCCGGCCAACTGCGTCGGCCAATACGACGTCTTTGTCGGCCGCATCCGCCGCGATTTGGACAACAGCCGCGCCTTTCATTTATGGATTGTTGCCGACAACTTGCTAAAAGGGGCTGCTTCAAATTCCGTGCAAATTGCCGAAAGTTTGCTGAAGCTCGGGCTCATTTAA